Proteins found in one Pseudomonas sp. P8_241 genomic segment:
- the mhpT gene encoding 3-(3-hydroxy-phenyl)propionate transporter MhpT, giving the protein MDSPSRRSTLTIALCFIVALIEGFDLQAAGTAAAGLRQSFALDPKMMGWVFSAGIIGLLPGAFFGGWVADRIGRKKILVGAVLLFGVFSLCTAYVETYTSLLLVRFMTGLGLGAALPNLIALCAEAVSERHRGTAISVMYCGVPLGGALAAVVAMFSSEHWQTTFIIGGLTPLLVVPLMALLLPESTVFRQQHVSTASPRASTGQALFGEGRARNTLALWLSYFFTLTVMYMLLNWLPSLLLAQGFTKPQAGMVQMLFNIGGAIGSLLGGVMLDRGNGLKVVLFVYAGLLAALAGVGLSVGIVQMAIAGFAVGLFVMAAQLVLYALAPPSYPTSVRATGVGAAVAIGRLGSVAGPLAAGQILAAGAGTAGVLLATSPGLVIAALSIITVIARSSTKTEAQPQALL; this is encoded by the coding sequence ATGGACAGTCCATCGCGTCGCTCGACGCTGACAATCGCTTTGTGCTTTATCGTGGCGCTGATCGAAGGGTTCGATCTGCAGGCTGCCGGCACCGCCGCCGCCGGATTGCGCCAGAGCTTTGCCCTGGACCCGAAGATGATGGGCTGGGTGTTCAGCGCCGGAATCATCGGTTTGCTGCCCGGCGCTTTTTTTGGCGGCTGGGTGGCCGATCGTATCGGTCGCAAGAAAATCCTTGTCGGCGCCGTACTGCTGTTCGGCGTGTTCTCGCTCTGCACCGCCTATGTCGAGACCTACACCAGCCTGTTGCTGGTACGCTTCATGACCGGCCTGGGACTGGGCGCCGCCCTGCCCAACCTGATTGCCCTGTGTGCCGAGGCCGTAAGCGAGCGTCATCGAGGGACCGCCATCAGTGTCATGTATTGCGGCGTGCCGTTGGGTGGTGCACTGGCGGCCGTGGTGGCGATGTTTTCCAGTGAACACTGGCAGACCACCTTTATCATCGGCGGCCTGACGCCCTTGCTGGTGGTGCCGTTGATGGCGCTGCTGCTGCCCGAGTCCACGGTGTTCCGCCAGCAACATGTTTCGACTGCCAGCCCACGCGCCTCCACCGGCCAGGCGCTGTTTGGCGAAGGCCGTGCACGCAACACCCTGGCCTTGTGGCTGAGTTACTTCTTCACCCTGACTGTGATGTACATGCTGCTCAACTGGCTGCCGTCGCTGTTGCTGGCACAGGGTTTCACCAAACCTCAGGCGGGCATGGTGCAGATGCTGTTCAATATCGGCGGCGCCATCGGCTCGTTGCTGGGTGGTGTGATGCTCGACCGCGGCAACGGTCTGAAGGTCGTATTGTTCGTGTACGCAGGTTTGCTGGCGGCACTGGCCGGGGTCGGCCTGTCGGTGGGTATCGTGCAAATGGCGATCGCCGGGTTTGCCGTCGGCCTGTTTGTCATGGCGGCGCAACTGGTGCTCTACGCGCTGGCGCCACCGTCCTATCCGACCTCGGTGCGCGCCACCGGTGTCGGGGCAGCGGTGGCCATCGGTCGCCTGGGTTCGGTGGCCGGTCCCTTGGCCGCCGGGCAGATCCTCGCTGCAGGCGCAGGGACTGCGGGAGTACTGCTGGCGACTTCACCGGGACTGGTGATTGCCGCGCTGTCGATCATTACCGTGATTGCCCGCAGCAGTACAAAAACCGAGGCACAACCGCAAGCTCTTCTGTAG
- a CDS encoding LLM class flavin-dependent oxidoreductase has protein sequence MKFSLFVHMERWDESVSHRQLFEDLTELTLMAEAGGFSTVWIGEHHAMEYTISPSPMPLLAYLAGKTTTIHLGAGTIIAPFWHPLRVAGECALLDVISNGRMEVGLARGAYQVEFDRMAGGMPASSGGQALREMVPVVRALWQGDYAHDGDIWKFPTSTSVPKPIQQPNPPMWIAARDPDSHNFAVANGCNVMVTPLMKGDEEVLDLKNKFQAALDNNPDVPRPQLMVLRHTHVHTAEDAEGWKVGARAIAKFYRTFDAWFGNKTTPVNGFLEPSPEEKFAGRPEFELESLHKTAMIGTPEEIIPRIKYYQELGVDEFSFWCDNSLPHAEKKKSLELFIKHVVPAFR, from the coding sequence ATGAAGTTTTCCCTGTTCGTACACATGGAACGTTGGGACGAAAGCGTCAGCCACCGCCAGTTGTTCGAGGACTTGACCGAGCTGACGTTGATGGCTGAGGCCGGTGGTTTCAGCACCGTATGGATCGGTGAACACCACGCCATGGAGTACACCATTTCGCCAAGCCCGATGCCGTTGCTGGCTTATCTGGCGGGCAAGACCACCACCATTCACCTCGGCGCCGGCACCATCATCGCGCCGTTCTGGCACCCGCTGCGGGTGGCCGGTGAATGTGCGTTGCTCGATGTGATCAGCAACGGTCGCATGGAAGTCGGCCTGGCCCGTGGCGCTTATCAGGTTGAATTCGATCGCATGGCCGGTGGCATGCCCGCTTCCAGCGGCGGCCAGGCCTTGCGGGAAATGGTCCCGGTGGTGCGCGCACTCTGGCAAGGCGACTATGCCCATGACGGCGACATCTGGAAATTCCCGACCTCCACCAGCGTACCCAAGCCGATCCAGCAGCCGAACCCGCCGATGTGGATCGCCGCTCGCGACCCGGACTCGCACAATTTTGCCGTAGCCAACGGCTGCAACGTCATGGTCACGCCGCTGATGAAAGGCGACGAAGAAGTCCTCGATCTGAAGAACAAATTCCAGGCCGCCCTGGACAACAACCCGGACGTGCCGCGCCCGCAATTGATGGTGCTGCGTCACACCCACGTGCATACCGCTGAAGACGCCGAAGGCTGGAAAGTCGGGGCCAGGGCGATTGCGAAGTTTTACCGCACCTTCGATGCCTGGTTCGGCAACAAGACCACCCCGGTCAATGGCTTCCTTGAGCCAAGCCCGGAGGAGAAATTCGCCGGCCGCCCGGAATTCGAACTGGAAAGCCTGCACAAAACCGCCATGATCGGTACGCCGGAAGAAATCATTCCGCGCATCAAGTACTACCAGGAACTGGGCGTCGACGAATTCAGCTTCTGGTGCGATAACAGCCTGCCCCATGCGGAGAAGAAAAAATCCCTGGAGCTGTTCATCAAACACGTCGTGCCAGCGTTCCGGTAG
- a CDS encoding glutamine synthetase family protein: MDAVCSELLAEVRNFRHCNPDVRYVDLISLDIPGHFYGKRYPVEMLEKVAAGSALKLPQNCVLLGTQGGLFKIGDYCFNDGDPDALRRLVPGTLKRVSWEKQPLGQMLITSDGTEKPIVFEPREVLAKVLARLHRKGIFPVVAFELEFYLFDSRLKDGLPQFPRDELTGDADDQPNMHIERLSRFAPVLDDMVETARAQGIEATVITAELGPGQFEINFGHCDDGLRAADWAALFCRSTRGVALKHNYRASFMAKPYLQHPGSGMHVHVSLYDKAGNNLLAANGQRALRHAVAGCLDVLPHCMPIFAPNHNAMRRLSGTVNVASRASWGFEDRDACLRVPESDLKNLRIEHRLAGADANPYLALAAILVGLEQGLEGEREPIAPLNEDRSSGIDFPLEMLEAVQAMQSHAPLREGLGAEFVDVYCENKRQDHLAFLHDINAREYRWFL, encoded by the coding sequence ATGGATGCTGTGTGCTCTGAACTGCTGGCCGAGGTTCGCAACTTCCGCCACTGCAACCCCGACGTGCGTTACGTCGACCTGATCTCCCTGGACATTCCCGGGCATTTCTACGGCAAGCGCTACCCGGTCGAAATGCTCGAAAAAGTCGCCGCTGGCAGCGCGCTCAAGTTGCCGCAAAACTGCGTGCTGCTCGGCACCCAGGGTGGCTTGTTCAAGATTGGTGATTACTGCTTCAACGACGGAGATCCGGATGCGCTGCGGCGCCTGGTGCCCGGCACGCTCAAGCGCGTGAGCTGGGAAAAACAGCCGTTGGGCCAGATGTTGATCACCTCGGACGGCACTGAGAAGCCGATCGTCTTCGAACCCCGCGAAGTGCTGGCCAAGGTTCTGGCGCGGCTGCACCGTAAAGGTATTTTCCCGGTGGTGGCGTTCGAGTTGGAGTTCTACCTGTTCGACAGCCGCTTGAAGGACGGTCTGCCGCAGTTCCCTCGTGACGAGTTGACCGGTGACGCGGATGACCAGCCGAACATGCACATCGAACGCCTGTCGCGATTCGCCCCGGTGCTCGATGACATGGTCGAGACCGCGAGGGCTCAAGGCATCGAAGCCACGGTGATCACCGCCGAACTCGGTCCCGGCCAGTTCGAAATCAATTTCGGTCATTGCGATGACGGCCTGCGCGCCGCCGACTGGGCCGCCTTGTTTTGCCGTAGCACCCGGGGAGTGGCGCTCAAACACAATTACCGCGCCAGTTTCATGGCCAAACCGTATTTGCAGCACCCCGGTAGCGGCATGCATGTGCATGTGAGCCTGTACGACAAGGCCGGCAACAACCTGTTGGCGGCGAACGGCCAGCGCGCATTGCGCCACGCCGTCGCCGGTTGCCTGGACGTGCTACCGCACTGCATGCCGATTTTTGCCCCGAACCACAACGCCATGCGCCGCTTGAGCGGCACGGTGAATGTCGCGTCCCGTGCCAGTTGGGGCTTTGAAGATCGTGATGCGTGCCTGCGGGTGCCCGAGTCAGATCTCAAAAACCTGCGAATCGAACATCGCCTGGCGGGTGCCGATGCCAACCCGTATCTGGCGCTGGCGGCGATCCTGGTGGGGTTGGAACAAGGACTGGAAGGGGAGCGTGAGCCGATTGCACCGCTCAACGAAGACCGCAGCAGCGGCATCGATTTTCCGTTGGAAATGCTCGAAGCCGTGCAGGCCATGCAAAGCCATGCACCTCTGCGCGAAGGCTTGGGCGCTGAGTTTGTGGACGTCTATTGCGAAAACAAGCGACAGGATCATCTGGCATTTTTGCATGACATCAACGCGAGGGAGTACCGTTGGTTTCTTTGA
- a CDS encoding helix-turn-helix domain-containing protein produces the protein MDMQEEISALAILIQDLRKHKKYTLKELADKIGRSVGFLSQVERGLSRPTVADLTAISETLGVPTTYFYSLPKPMALPWVTRPDERRTLYYADGITDILVSPKMRASFSMLESRLEPGASSGDRHMKDSSEQGGYVLEGELTLWLDDNEPVTLRTGDSFQLASHAHCRYGNLSGHPTRVLWVYT, from the coding sequence ATGGACATGCAAGAAGAAATCTCGGCGCTGGCGATCCTGATCCAGGACCTGCGCAAGCATAAAAAGTACACGCTCAAGGAGCTGGCGGACAAAATCGGGCGCTCGGTCGGGTTTCTGTCCCAGGTCGAGCGCGGACTGTCGCGCCCGACCGTGGCGGACCTGACCGCCATCAGCGAAACCCTGGGCGTGCCGACCACTTATTTCTACAGCCTGCCCAAACCCATGGCCTTGCCTTGGGTCACCCGTCCGGATGAGCGGCGCACGTTGTACTACGCCGACGGCATCACCGACATCCTGGTTTCGCCCAAGATGCGCGCCTCCTTTTCGATGCTCGAAAGCCGGCTAGAGCCCGGTGCGAGCAGCGGTGACCGGCACATGAAGGACAGCTCCGAGCAGGGCGGTTACGTCCTGGAAGGGGAGTTGACCCTGTGGCTCGATGACAACGAACCGGTGACCCTGCGCACCGGCGACAGCTTTCAACTGGCCAGCCATGCGCATTGTCGCTACGGCAATCTTTCCGGCCACCCAACCCGCGTGCTCTGGGTTTACACCTGA
- a CDS encoding RrF2 family transcriptional regulator: MSLYSAGVEYGIHCLLFLVGNGGDSREASVRDLADLQGVPQDYLAKIFTKLAKGKLVVATEGMRGGFKLARPADEITLLDVVSAIDGRKSIFECREIRGRCALFEGSPPDWALDGPCSVHGAMMVAQKRMEEALAQQTILDIARKVGRKSPPEFGVKVESWMNDRREKKSASQDVPLIPVTDIGD; this comes from the coding sequence ATGTCTCTTTACAGCGCGGGTGTCGAATACGGCATCCACTGCCTGCTTTTCCTGGTCGGTAACGGTGGCGATTCGCGCGAAGCGAGCGTGCGCGACCTGGCCGACCTGCAAGGCGTGCCCCAGGATTATCTGGCGAAGATCTTCACCAAACTGGCGAAAGGCAAACTGGTGGTGGCCACGGAAGGCATGCGCGGCGGGTTCAAACTGGCGCGGCCTGCTGACGAAATCACACTGCTGGATGTCGTCAGCGCCATTGACGGTCGAAAGTCGATTTTCGAGTGCCGGGAGATTCGTGGCCGCTGCGCGCTGTTCGAGGGCTCGCCGCCCGATTGGGCGCTGGACGGCCCGTGTTCAGTGCATGGCGCAATGATGGTCGCGCAGAAGCGCATGGAAGAGGCGCTCGCCCAGCAAACCATTCTGGATATCGCCAGAAAGGTCGGACGAAAATCCCCGCCGGAGTTCGGCGTCAAAGTGGAAAGCTGGATGAATGATCGTCGGGAAAAGAAAAGCGCAAGCCAAGACGTCCCGCTGATCCCGGTGACCGATATCGGTGATTGA
- a CDS encoding flavin reductase family protein, protein MIDAAIYKQVMGSFPSGVTVITTLDDDGQIVGLTASAFSSLSMDPALVLFCPNYSSDSYPVLIKNKRFAIHVLSGGQQSEAYAFARKGKDKAQGIEWTLSALGNPILANATAVIECELWREYEGGDHAIMVGAVKNLIVPQQSNGPLVYCHGKMGALPVLA, encoded by the coding sequence ATGATCGATGCCGCCATCTATAAACAAGTCATGGGTTCGTTCCCCTCCGGCGTGACCGTGATCACCACCCTCGATGACGACGGGCAGATCGTCGGCCTGACGGCCAGCGCCTTCAGCTCACTGTCCATGGACCCGGCGCTGGTGCTGTTCTGCCCCAACTACAGCTCCGACTCCTACCCCGTCCTGATCAAGAACAAACGCTTTGCCATCCATGTGCTGTCCGGCGGCCAGCAAAGCGAAGCCTATGCCTTCGCCCGTAAAGGCAAGGACAAGGCGCAGGGCATCGAGTGGACGTTGAGCGCGTTGGGCAATCCGATCCTGGCCAACGCGACGGCGGTCATCGAGTGCGAACTGTGGCGCGAATATGAAGGGGGCGACCACGCGATCATGGTTGGCGCGGTGAAGAACCTGATCGTGCCCCAACAGAGCAACGGGCCGCTGGTGTATTGCCACGGCAAGATGGGTGCCCTGCCCGTTCTGGCCTGA
- a CDS encoding SPOR domain-containing protein: MSVPMLNKMHMNGYDVLSVNNGPWRVCTQGDRLGSFDSREEALAFAASLPGYRARAGKSSDNQPTK; the protein is encoded by the coding sequence ATGAGCGTACCGATGCTGAACAAAATGCATATGAACGGTTATGACGTACTCAGCGTAAACAACGGTCCCTGGCGGGTCTGCACCCAGGGTGACCGGCTTGGCTCGTTCGACAGTCGGGAAGAGGCATTGGCGTTTGCCGCGTCATTGCCTGGCTACAGAGCCCGCGCTGGCAAGTCTTCGGACAACCAGCCAACAAAATGA
- a CDS encoding NUDIX hydrolase translates to MKIRATIICEQDRHVLLVRKAGGRWTLPGGKVEWGETVAGAAIRELQEETGLQVDELVYLMEFKSGSTRHHVYEVSVLNLHQVRAQNEIIDCIWHPLETVHNLNISDATLSIVRAFVRRL, encoded by the coding sequence ATGAAAATACGCGCAACGATCATCTGTGAGCAGGATCGGCACGTGCTTCTGGTACGCAAGGCGGGAGGTCGCTGGACGTTGCCCGGTGGCAAGGTCGAATGGGGGGAAACCGTGGCCGGTGCGGCCATCCGTGAATTGCAGGAAGAAACCGGACTGCAGGTCGACGAACTGGTTTACCTGATGGAATTCAAATCAGGCAGCACTCGACACCATGTCTATGAGGTGTCGGTGCTCAATCTGCATCAGGTCCGGGCGCAAAACGAAATCATCGACTGCATCTGGCATCCACTGGAAACGGTGCACAACCTGAACATCAGCGATGCCACGCTGAGCATCGTCAGAGCGTTTGTGCGTCGCCTTTAG
- a CDS encoding purine-cytosine permease family protein, with the protein MSQMSRQDPLIENHTVDYVPLAERHGKARDLFTLWFSTNIAPLPIVTGAMVVQVFHLDLLWGLLAIALGHMVGGLVIALASAQGPRMGIPQMVQSRGQFGRYGALLIVFFAALIYIGFFISNIVLAGKSIVGIAPSVPVPASILLGALSATAIGVIGYRFIHTLNRIGTWVMGSALLAGFLYIFAHDLPADFFTRGGFNLSGWLATVSLGIIWQISFSPYVSDYSRYLPADIGIARPFFATYLGATLGTILSFTFGAVAVLATPQGTEAMAAVKQSTGWLGPILMVLFLLNIISHNALNLYGAVLSIITSIQTFASQWTPSIKVRVVLSSIVLAGCCVVALGASADFISQFIGLILALLLVLVPWASINLIDFYLIKRGHYDIASIFRADGGIYGRFNLHAIIACFIGIIVQLPFANTSLYVGPYANLVEGADLSWLVGLLVTCPLYYCLATRGKVQESVASRLGYTD; encoded by the coding sequence ATGTCCCAGATGTCCCGGCAAGATCCGTTGATCGAGAACCATACGGTCGACTACGTTCCACTCGCAGAGCGCCACGGGAAGGCCCGCGATCTATTCACCCTGTGGTTCAGCACCAACATCGCGCCACTGCCCATCGTGACCGGCGCCATGGTGGTCCAGGTGTTCCACCTCGATCTGCTCTGGGGTTTGCTGGCGATTGCGCTCGGACACATGGTCGGCGGACTGGTGATTGCTCTCGCCTCTGCGCAAGGGCCGCGCATGGGCATTCCGCAAATGGTGCAAAGCCGTGGGCAGTTCGGCCGTTACGGCGCGCTGTTGATCGTGTTTTTTGCGGCGCTGATCTACATCGGCTTCTTCATTTCCAACATCGTGCTGGCGGGCAAATCGATCGTCGGTATTGCGCCGTCGGTTCCGGTCCCGGCGAGCATCCTGCTCGGTGCGCTCAGTGCCACGGCCATCGGGGTGATTGGCTACCGCTTCATCCATACCCTCAACCGCATCGGCACCTGGGTGATGGGCAGTGCGTTGCTGGCCGGTTTCCTCTACATCTTTGCCCATGACCTGCCGGCGGACTTCTTCACTCGCGGTGGCTTCAACCTGTCCGGCTGGCTGGCCACCGTGTCGCTGGGGATTATCTGGCAGATCAGTTTCTCGCCATACGTGTCGGACTATTCTCGATACCTGCCGGCGGATATCGGCATCGCCCGGCCATTTTTCGCAACGTACCTGGGCGCGACGCTGGGCACGATCCTGTCGTTTACCTTCGGCGCCGTGGCGGTCCTGGCGACCCCCCAAGGCACCGAGGCGATGGCGGCAGTCAAGCAATCCACCGGTTGGCTCGGGCCGATCCTTATGGTCCTGTTTTTGCTCAACATCATCAGCCACAACGCCCTGAATCTGTATGGCGCTGTGCTGTCGATCATCACCTCGATTCAGACATTCGCCAGTCAGTGGACGCCGAGTATCAAGGTGCGCGTGGTGTTGTCGAGCATCGTGCTGGCCGGTTGCTGTGTGGTGGCGTTGGGTGCTTCGGCGGATTTCATTTCGCAATTCATCGGCCTGATTCTCGCACTGCTGCTGGTGTTGGTGCCGTGGGCTTCGATCAACCTGATCGACTTTTACCTGATCAAGCGTGGCCATTACGACATCGCCTCGATCTTCCGTGCTGACGGCGGGATCTATGGGCGCTTCAATCTGCACGCGATCATCGCCTGCTTCATCGGCATCATCGTGCAGCTGCCGTTCGCCAACACTTCGTTGTACGTCGGGCCGTACGCCAACCTGGTCGAAGGCGCCGACCTGTCCTGGCTGGTGGGACTGCTAGTGACGTGCCCGTTGTATTACTGTCTGGCGACTCGGGGCAAGGTGCAGGAGAGCGTGGCGAGCCGGTTGGGTTATACCGACTGA
- a CDS encoding NAD(P)/FAD-dependent oxidoreductase — protein MFQQSTQHVASYYAHTCTDRLVDRAALEGEQDTDVVIIGAGFSGLHTALRLALAGKRVTVLEASRVAWAASGRNGGQAILGWSCDMPPLEAALGYERARRLWDGMRWAARELRDLPGRHGFDCDYRPGHLWTSVMPRRVSLLTEWQHEASHKWGHDGLQFVERRDLPKWVASERYQAGLFDPEGGHLNPLKLALGLADAIEQAGGRIHELSKALSYREEGDGFVVTTERGRIRADVLVLACNAYLDQLDPQLSSCVLPVGTYQVATAPLAKELVTALLPSNVCVTDNQFVLDYFRRTPDNRLLFGGGCTYLGGMPKDIAAATRPFLERVFPQLTDVELEFAWGGHIDLTLKRTPDLGRRGELYWMQGYSGHGVLPTLAGARAICDAILGQPDELSLYQGLSNGSFPGGKYFAAPLEAIGKAWYRLRDSI, from the coding sequence ATGTTTCAGCAGTCTACGCAGCATGTCGCCAGTTACTACGCCCACACGTGCACTGATCGGCTGGTAGATCGCGCGGCGCTGGAAGGCGAGCAGGACACCGACGTGGTGATCATCGGCGCCGGTTTCAGCGGACTGCATACGGCCTTGCGCCTGGCGTTGGCCGGCAAGCGCGTTACGGTGCTGGAAGCCAGCCGGGTAGCCTGGGCGGCTTCCGGGCGCAATGGCGGCCAGGCCATTCTCGGTTGGTCGTGCGACATGCCACCGCTGGAAGCGGCGCTGGGCTATGAACGGGCGCGACGTTTGTGGGACGGCATGCGCTGGGCGGCGCGAGAGTTGCGCGACTTGCCCGGACGCCATGGTTTTGATTGCGACTACCGCCCCGGTCACCTGTGGACGTCGGTGATGCCGCGCCGGGTGAGCCTGTTGACTGAATGGCAACACGAGGCCAGTCACAAGTGGGGCCACGACGGCCTGCAATTTGTCGAGCGCCGCGATTTACCGAAGTGGGTCGCCAGCGAGCGCTATCAGGCAGGTCTGTTCGACCCTGAAGGCGGTCATTTGAATCCGCTGAAACTGGCCCTCGGCCTGGCGGATGCGATTGAACAGGCCGGTGGTCGCATCCATGAACTCAGCAAGGCGCTGAGCTATCGCGAGGAGGGCGACGGGTTCGTGGTCACCACCGAGCGCGGCCGCATTCGCGCCGATGTGCTGGTGCTGGCGTGCAACGCTTACCTCGATCAACTTGATCCGCAGTTGTCGAGTTGCGTGTTGCCCGTCGGCACCTATCAGGTGGCGACCGCTCCGCTGGCGAAGGAGCTGGTCACCGCGCTGCTGCCGAGCAATGTGTGCGTCACCGACAACCAGTTCGTCCTCGATTACTTCCGGCGCACGCCGGACAACCGCCTGCTGTTCGGCGGTGGCTGCACCTATCTGGGTGGCATGCCCAAAGACATCGCTGCCGCCACCCGACCGTTCCTCGAACGCGTATTTCCCCAGCTCACCGATGTCGAACTGGAATTTGCCTGGGGTGGGCATATCGACCTGACTCTCAAGCGCACTCCGGATCTCGGCCGGCGCGGCGAGCTGTACTGGATGCAGGGCTATTCCGGGCATGGCGTGCTGCCGACACTGGCCGGTGCGCGGGCGATCTGCGATGCGATCCTGGGGCAACCGGACGAGTTGTCCCTGTATCAAGGCTTGAGCAACGGCAGTTTTCCCGGTGGAAAATACTTCGCGGCGCCGCTGGAAGCCATCGGCAAGGCCTGGTATCGACTGCGCGACAGCATTTGA
- a CDS encoding NAD(P)/FAD-dependent oxidoreductase, with amino-acid sequence MKQHILVIGAGFGGMWTALSATRLFNIHGHDDVEVTVLAPQAELRVRPRFYEPNAHQLAAPIGDLFDAVGVKFIKGAAQTINVEQKQVGYVDASGTRQICSYDKLVLATGSRLAAPNTPGVAEHAFDVDQIEQAVSLENHLKSLADQPASRARNTVVVAGGGFTGIETATEMPSRLRAILGEGADIEVIVVDRGEKIGGSMGEEIAQSIVEASVATGVKWHLKASVVSVDAKGVNLSDGTRIDANTVVWTTGVRASSLTEQIPAERDHLGRLHVDAHLKVIGQDDIFATGDVAYAASDAIGNFALMTCQHAIVLGRHAGNNVAAQILGVDPTPYSQPKYVTCLDLGAWGAVYTEGWDRQVKLVKEEAKALKTQINTQWIYPPAADRDAAWAAADPLIPIA; translated from the coding sequence ATGAAGCAGCACATTCTGGTAATCGGCGCAGGTTTCGGTGGCATGTGGACCGCTTTGAGCGCCACGCGTCTGTTCAACATTCACGGTCATGACGACGTAGAAGTGACCGTGCTGGCGCCTCAGGCCGAGCTGAGGGTGCGACCGCGCTTCTATGAGCCAAACGCTCATCAACTGGCCGCTCCGATTGGTGATTTGTTTGACGCGGTGGGCGTGAAGTTCATCAAAGGCGCGGCGCAGACCATCAACGTCGAGCAAAAACAGGTTGGCTACGTTGATGCATCGGGTACCCGGCAAATCTGCAGCTACGACAAACTCGTTCTCGCCACCGGCAGCCGCCTGGCCGCGCCGAACACACCGGGCGTCGCCGAGCATGCGTTCGACGTCGATCAGATCGAACAGGCCGTGAGTCTTGAGAACCACCTCAAATCCCTGGCCGACCAGCCCGCAAGCAGGGCGCGCAACACGGTCGTGGTGGCCGGTGGCGGTTTCACCGGGATCGAGACAGCCACTGAAATGCCGTCGCGTCTGCGCGCCATTCTTGGAGAGGGTGCTGACATTGAAGTGATAGTCGTCGATCGCGGCGAGAAAATTGGCGGCTCGATGGGCGAGGAAATTGCACAATCAATCGTCGAAGCGAGCGTGGCGACAGGCGTGAAATGGCATCTCAAAGCGTCGGTCGTTTCGGTGGATGCCAAGGGTGTGAACCTCTCCGACGGCACGCGCATCGATGCCAACACCGTGGTCTGGACCACCGGTGTGCGCGCCAGCTCCCTGACCGAGCAGATTCCCGCCGAACGCGATCACCTTGGCCGCCTGCATGTCGACGCGCATCTGAAAGTCATTGGTCAGGACGATATCTTCGCTACCGGCGACGTGGCGTATGCCGCTTCCGATGCAATCGGCAACTTCGCCTTGATGACCTGTCAGCACGCGATTGTGTTGGGGCGCCACGCCGGCAACAACGTGGCCGCGCAGATTCTCGGTGTGGACCCGACGCCGTACAGCCAGCCGAAATACGTGACCTGCCTTGATCTCGGTGCCTGGGGCGCGGTGTACACCGAAGGTTGGGACCGTCAGGTCAAACTGGTGAAGGAAGAAGCCAAGGCGCTGAAAACCCAGATCAACACCCAGTGGATCTATCCGCCGGCCGCTGACCGCGATGCCGCATGGGCCGCTGCAGATCCATTGATTCCGATTGCCTGA